The following coding sequences lie in one Arachis ipaensis cultivar K30076 chromosome B03, Araip1.1, whole genome shotgun sequence genomic window:
- the LOC107634605 gene encoding defensin Ec-AMP-D2: MERARFGLILCLVLLIASQEMVVQSEGRKCDSQSHHFKGKCFSDTNCASVCHGEGFTGGECRGFRQRCFCTRNC; this comes from the exons ATGGAGAGGGCACGATTTGGGCTTATCCTTTGTTTGGTTCTTCTCATTGCTTCTC AGGAGATGGTGGTGCAAAGCGAGGGAAGAAAGTGTGATTCACAGAGCCATCATTTTAAAGGGAAATGCTTTAGCGACACAAACTGCGCATCCGTTTGCCATGGTGAGGGCTTCACAGGTGGCGAATGCCGTGGCTTCCGTCAGCGCTGCTTTTGCACTAGAAATTGTTGA
- the LOC107630895 gene encoding transcription repressor MYB6 isoform X1 produces MGRSPCCEKEHTNKGAWTKEEDERLINYIKLHGEGCWRSLPKAAGLLRCGKSCRLRWINYLRPDLKRGNFTDEEDELIINLHSLLGNKWSLIAARLPGRTDNEIKNYWNTHIKRKLYSRGIDPQTHQPLNAAPAPSTKTITPPPTTTAVPPTATNNNENKKRTYNSSDNSINFRLFGVACAKNNNTDGTDYYSSGGGDEDSNSSSGVTTELEAYPKLNLDLSLGLPSPLSSIIHTQNPKRHRQQLQAAYSFCVCQTLGFQKSNNQPCACKPKPGAATASAGGASNNSSNDNNVYNRFQFTS; encoded by the exons ATGGGTAGATCTCCTTGTTGTGAGAAAGAGCACACAAACAAAGGAGCTTGGACGAAAGAGGAAGATGAGCGCCTCATCAACTACATCAAGCTTCATGGCGAAGGCTGTTGGAGATCCCTTCCCAAAGCTGCAG GGTTGCTTAGGTGTGGGAAGAGTTGCAGGCTGAGATGGATAAATTACCTAAGGCCTGATCTCAAGAGAGGCAACTTCACTGACGAAGAAGACGAGCTCATCATCAACCTCCACAGCTTACTCGGTAACAA ATGGTCTCTAATAGCAGCGAGGTTACCGGGAAGAACCGATAATGAGATAAAGAACTACTGGAACACCCACATAAAGCGTAAACTTTATAGCCGTGGAATTGACCCTCAAACCCATCAACCACTCAACGCTGCACCCGCACCTTCCACCAAAACAATAACCCCACCACCAACAACAACAGCAGTTCCACCTACGGCCACAAACAACAACGAAAACAAGAAGAGAACATACAACAGCAGCGACAACAGCATCAATTTTCGTCTATTTGGTGTTGCTTGTGCCAAGAATAATAATACTGATGGAACAGACTACTACTCATCAGGAGGGGGTGATGAAGATTCAAACAGCAGCAGTGGCGTCACAACGGAGTTAGAAGCATATCCTAAACTCAACTTGGACCTCTCCTTAGGCCTTCCCTCTCCTCTTTCTTCCATAATCCACACACAAAACCCAAAACGACACCGTCAACAACTACAAGCTGCTTATTCCTTTTGTGTGTGTCAAACTCTAGGGTTTCAAAAAAGTAATAACCAACCTTGTGCCTGCAAACCCAAGCCTGGTGCTGCTACTGCAAGTGCTGGTGGTGCTTCGAATAATAGTAGTAATGATAATAATGTGTATAACAGATTTCAATTTACAAGCTAA
- the LOC107630895 gene encoding transcription repressor MYB6 isoform X2 yields MGRSPCCEKEHTNKGAWTKEEDERLINYIKLHGEGCWRSLPKAAGLLRCGKSCRLRWINYLRPDLKRGNFTDEEDELIINLHSLLGNKWSLIAARLPGRTDNEIKNYWNTHIKRKLYSRGIDPQTHQPLNAAPAPSTKTITPPPTTTAVPPTATNNNDNSINFRLFGVACAKNNNTDGTDYYSSGGGDEDSNSSSGVTTELEAYPKLNLDLSLGLPSPLSSIIHTQNPKRHRQQLQAAYSFCVCQTLGFQKSNNQPCACKPKPGAATASAGGASNNSSNDNNVYNRFQFTS; encoded by the exons ATGGGTAGATCTCCTTGTTGTGAGAAAGAGCACACAAACAAAGGAGCTTGGACGAAAGAGGAAGATGAGCGCCTCATCAACTACATCAAGCTTCATGGCGAAGGCTGTTGGAGATCCCTTCCCAAAGCTGCAG GGTTGCTTAGGTGTGGGAAGAGTTGCAGGCTGAGATGGATAAATTACCTAAGGCCTGATCTCAAGAGAGGCAACTTCACTGACGAAGAAGACGAGCTCATCATCAACCTCCACAGCTTACTCGGTAACAA ATGGTCTCTAATAGCAGCGAGGTTACCGGGAAGAACCGATAATGAGATAAAGAACTACTGGAACACCCACATAAAGCGTAAACTTTATAGCCGTGGAATTGACCCTCAAACCCATCAACCACTCAACGCTGCACCCGCACCTTCCACCAAAACAATAACCCCACCACCAACAACAACAGCAGTTCCACCTACGGCCACAAACAACAA CGACAACAGCATCAATTTTCGTCTATTTGGTGTTGCTTGTGCCAAGAATAATAATACTGATGGAACAGACTACTACTCATCAGGAGGGGGTGATGAAGATTCAAACAGCAGCAGTGGCGTCACAACGGAGTTAGAAGCATATCCTAAACTCAACTTGGACCTCTCCTTAGGCCTTCCCTCTCCTCTTTCTTCCATAATCCACACACAAAACCCAAAACGACACCGTCAACAACTACAAGCTGCTTATTCCTTTTGTGTGTGTCAAACTCTAGGGTTTCAAAAAAGTAATAACCAACCTTGTGCCTGCAAACCCAAGCCTGGTGCTGCTACTGCAAGTGCTGGTGGTGCTTCGAATAATAGTAGTAATGATAATAATGTGTATAACAGATTTCAATTTACAAGCTAA
- the LOC107630894 gene encoding E3 ubiquitin-protein ligase CHFR, with translation MEEMAESSGAKPRDEIWAKLVSSDSRYSDVEIRSDEIVICSEISSTSSDKHSWCKIVRNSDLCSATIKNKRSNTILVDGAKLCNEDTVVIKDGSEIVPGPDGEGFVNYRFNIMSSPETCQRQLKICIDVEHAKCSICLNLWHDVVTVAPCLHNFCNGCLSEWLRRSEQRRSAVLCPQCRAVVQFVGKNHFLRAIADDMVKADSSLRRADEDIALLDSYSSIRSNLVLRSGNNRRKRALTSTPPNDHSDDGSDLRCPQCVTEVAGFRCNHSTDHLQCQACGGMMPSRTDLGIPQHCSGCDRPFCGAYWHTLGVARSGSYPICSQDTLKPISEHTISRIPLIAHEKNLHEHIITENCIRQMGRTLQDVISEWIVNLDNRLIDRTRLTLNNAEMITARTIVCCDCYEKLVSFLLYWFRISCPRNYYSEAALARQDCWYGYACRTQHHSEDHARKRNHVCRPTRGNAS, from the exons ATGGAAGAAATGGCAGAAAGCTCCGGAGCCAAACCCCGTGATGAAATATGGGCTAAGCTTG TTTCATCAGACTCAAGATATTCAGATGTAGAAATAAGGTCAGATGAAATAGTTATATGTTCGGAGATATCATCTACTTCTAGTGACAAACATAGCTGGTGCAAGATCGTAAGGAATTCTGATCTATGTTCTGCCACAATAAAAAACAAGAGATCAAATACAATTCTTGTTGATGGGGCCAAGTTATGTAATGAAGATACCGTAGTTATCAAGGATGGAAGTGAAATTGTTCCAGGTCCTGATGGAGAAGGGTTTGTTAACTACAGATTTAATATAATGTCAAGCCCAGAAACATGCCAGAGGCAGCTAAAGATATGCATAGATGTTGAGCATGCAAAGTGTAGCATTTGCTTGAACTTATGGCATGATGTTGTTACTGTTGCCCCATGCCTTCATAACTTTTGCAACGGTTGTTTATCAGAGTGGTTAAGGAGGTCAGAGCAAAGACGTTCTGCAGTACTTTGTCCTCAATGCAGAGCAGTTGTTCAATTTGTTGGAAAAAATCACTTCCTACGTGCCATTGCAGAT GATATGGTAAAAGCTGATTCTTCTCTAAGACGTGCGGATGAAGATATTGCACTATTAGATTCGTATTCATCAATACGATCAAACCTT GTCCTTAGGTCTGGAAACAATCGCCGAAAAAGGGCTTTGACATCCACACCACCTAATGATCATAGTGATGATGGCTCAGACCTTCGATGCCCACAGTGTG TTACCGAAGTTGCTGGGTTTCGTTGCAATCATAGCACTGATCATCTCCAATGTCAAGCATGTGGAGGAATGATGCCCTCCCGTACTGATTTAGGCATTCCTCAACATT GTTCAGGATGTGATAGACCATTTTGTGGAGCTTACTGGCATACTTTAGGGGTAGCCAGGAGTGGTTCTTATCCCATTTGCTCCCAGGATACTTTGAAACCT ATCTCAGAACACACCATCTCTAGAATCCCTTTGATAGCACATGAAAAGAATCTGCATGAGCATATT ATCACTGAAAATTGCATTCGACAAATGGGGAGGACATTGCAGGATGTTATATCAGAATGGATAGTGAATCTGGACAACAGACTTATTG ATAGAACTAGATTAACGCTAAATAATGCCGAGATGATTACTGCTAGGACTATCGTATGTTG TGATTGTTATGAGAAGTTGGTGTCTTTTCTCTTGTACTGGTTTCGAATATCCTGTCCCAGAAAT TATTATTCGGAAGCAGCGTTAGCAAGGCAAGATTGTTGGTATGGATATGCGTGTAGGACACAACACCACAGTGAAGACCATGCTCGTAAAAGGAACCATGTGTGCCGTCCAACTAGAGGCAATGCCTCCTAA